In Populus nigra chromosome 10, ddPopNigr1.1, whole genome shotgun sequence, the following proteins share a genomic window:
- the LOC133704221 gene encoding uncharacterized protein LOC133704221, with protein sequence MAFSSSTFSTIPAFLYKSTLHAPNGKTRLRPPITATLAEKKNTNALQYRKLGDSDLEISEITMGTMTFGEQNTEKEAHEMLSYSFDHGINIFDTAEAYPVPVKKETQGRTDLYVGNWLKSQPRDKVILATKVCGYSERLSYLRGNAKVLRVDAANIKESVEKSLKRLGTDYIDLLQIHWPDRYVPVFGEFLYDYSKWRPSLPFVEQLKAFQDLIDEGKVRYIGVSNETSYGVMEFVHAAKVEGLPKIISIQNSYSLLVRCRFEVDLLEVCHPKNYNIGLLAYSPLASGMLSGKYLDANSEAAKKGRLNLFPGYMERYKNSLSREATVQYIELAKKHGLTPVELALGFVRDRPFVTSSIIGSTSLEQLKEDIDAIMTAPRPLPAEVTADIETIFKRYKDPSII encoded by the exons ATGGCTTTCTCCTCCAGCACCTTCTCAACAATCCCTGCATTTCTCTACAAAAGCACTCTCCATGCACCGAATGGTAAAACAAGGCTTAGACCGCCCATCACTGCTACGCTCGCAGAGAAGAAGAATACCAACGCCTTACAGTACAGGAAACTTGGAGACTCTGATCTTGAAATCAGCGAAATCACTATGGGAACT ATGACATTTGGGGAACAGAACACAGAGAAAGAAGCTCATGAAATGCTTAGCTATTCATTTGATCATGGAATCAATATTTTTGACACTGCAGAAGCG TATCCTGTTCCGGTGAAGAAGGAGACACAAGGAAGAACAGATCTCTATGTTGGTAACTGGTTGAAGTCTCAACCCCGAGACAAG GTTATTTTGGCTACAAAAGTATGTGGGTATTCGGAGAGGTTAAGTTATCTTCGTGGCAATGCTAAGGTTTTGCGGGTTGATGCTGCTAATATTAAAGAGAGTGTGGAGAAAAGCCTCAAGCGCCTTGGCACTGATTACATTGACCTGTTGCAAATCCACTG GCCTGATCGCTATGTACCAGTGTTTGGTGAGTTTTTGTATGATTATTCAAAATGGAGACCAAGTTTGCCATTTGTGGAGCAACTGAAGGCCTTTCAAGACCTGATTGATGAAGGAAAG GTACGCTATATTGGTGTTTCAAATGAGACTTCATATGGAGTGATGGAGTTTGTTCATGCAGCCAAAGTTGAAGGATTGCCAAAGATCATCAGTATCCAAAACAGCTATAGTCTGCTAGTTAGGTGTCGTTTTGAAG TTGATCTCCTTGAAGTCTGCCACccaaaaaattacaacattgGCTTGCTTGCTTACTCTCCATTGGCTAGTGGCATGCTGAGTGGGAAGTATTTGGATGCTAACTCCGAGGCTGCAAAGAAAGGAAGGCTGAACCTCTTCCCTGGCTACATGGAGAGATACAAAAATTCACTCTCCAGG GAAGCAACCGTACAGTATATTGAATTGGCCAAGAAGCATGGTCTAACTCCAGTTGAGCTTGCCCTTGGATTCGTTCGAGACCGTCCATTTGTGACAAGTTCAATCATTGGCTCAACTTCTCTTGAGCAACTAAAAGAAGATATCGATGCTATTATGACAGCCCCGCGACCTTTGCCAGCTGAAGTAACTGCAGATATTGAAACTATTTTCAAGAGATACAAAGATCCGTCCATCATTTAA
- the LOC133705118 gene encoding PH, RCC1 and FYVE domains-containing protein 1-like, translating into MADLVNYGNPERDIEQALVTLKKGTQLIKYSRKGKPKFRAFRLSPDETSLIWLSHGQEKNLKLSSVLRIIPGQRTAVFRRYLRPEKDYLSFSLLYNNGERSLDLICKEKVEAEVWLAGLKALIGKNHNRRTRSNISDFQLTDGELYQNGRPFGATLEFTSSLARGRVSIDLGSRDNPLDLRSSDVSERSSMQLRASTGGDFRISVSSTPSCSSAGSGPDDIESLGDVYIWGEIWSDGVFPDGSVSSVPTKNDVLTPKPLESNVVLDVHQISCGVRHVALVTRQGEVFTWGEESGGRLGHGIEDHFTHPKLVESLAVTNIDYVACGEYHTCAISTSGDLFTWGDGSNNSGLLGHGTDVSHWIPKRVSGPLEGLQVLSIACGTWHSALATSNGKLFTFGDGTFGALGHGDRKSVSSPKELQSLNGLKTIKVACGVWHSAAIVEVMSQSGSNISSRKLFTWGDGDKHRLGHGNKDTYLLPTCVSSLIDYNFQQLACGHTMTVALTTSGHVFTMGSSAYGQLGNPSSNGKIPCLVQDRLVGEFVEEISCGAYHTAVLTSRSEVFTWGRGANGQLGHGDMEDRKLPTLVEALKERHVKNISCGANFTSSICIHKWVSGADQSVCSGCRQAFGFTRKRHNCYNCGLVHCHNCSSKKAMKAALAPTPGKPHRVCDSCYAKLKAAESGNTSAINRKTTVPRRSMDIREKMERGEPRFSRILLSPTTEPIKYLEIKSGKQGAQSEAASMVRASQVPSLLPLKDVAFPSSLSTLQNAWKPAPPIVPQLTVNSSQPAANSRPSSPYSRRPSPPRSASPGFSRGVIDSLKKTNEIFKQDMTKMQNQIKTLKKKCDNQELEIHNLENRAKEAAKLAAAESSKSNIAMEMAKSITKELKEMMQQLPPEGRETDTLKAIDSKIEAFLEKIRASESSSLPESVGSDYQNASASSPLTSDSSNLLEKRMEGQTDTVRATAMSHTDGSVPEESSRSSVSHSTEAVPRVSSENESRTPTASIKRTESQKEIIEQFEPGVYVTVILRPNGVKIFKRVKFSKRRFQEQQAEVWWKENKDRLLKKYSPPTINVSLVGGPSTPVGPSSTPAPTEVNEAGPTET; encoded by the exons ATGGCAGATCTTGTTAATTATGGGAATCCTGAGCGTGACATTGAGCAA GCACTAGTTACTTTGAAAAAAGGCACTCAATTAATCAAGTACAGCCGGAAAGGGAAACCCAAGTTTCGCGCCTTCAGACTTTCTCCG GATGAAACATCATTGATCTGGTTGTCACATGGACAAGAAAAGAACCTGAAATTGTCTTCTGTATTGAGAATCATCCCTGGACAGAGAACT GCCGTGTTTAGAAGATACTTGCGCCCTGAAAAGGATTACTTGTCATTTTCACTTCTATATAACAACGGTGAAAGATCTCTTGATCTG ATCTGCAAGGAAAAAGTTGAGGCAGAGGTGTGGCTTGCAGGCCTCAAGGCATtgattggaaaaaatcataatagaCGTACAAGAAGCAATATTTCAGAT TTTCAGCTAACTGATGGTGAGTTATATCAAAATGGTCGTCCTTTTGGTGCAACTCTAGAGTTCACTTCAAGTCTTGCCCGTGGCAGGGTGTCTATCGATTTAGGTTCCCGTGACAATCCCTTGGATTTGAGAAGCTCAGATGTGTCAGAACGATCAAGTATGCAACTAAGAGCAAGTACTGGAGGAGATTTCCGAATTAGTGTTTCAAGCACTCCTAGCTGTTCGAGTGCTGGATCTGGTCCAGATGACATAGAATCCCTAGGTGATGTTTATATTTGGGGAGAAATATGGAGTGATGGGGTTTTTCCTGATGGGTCTGTGAGCTCAGTTCCTACAAAGAACGATGTGCTTACTCCTAAGCCCTTAGAATCAAATGTAGTTCTTGATGTTCATCAAATTTCTTGTGGTGTACGTCATGTTGCTCTTGTGACAAGGCAAGGTGAGGTTTTCACCTGGGGAGAGGAATCTGGGGGGAGACTTGGTCATGGAATTGAAGATCACTTTACTCATCCTAAACTTGTTGAGTCTTTGGCAGTCACTAATATTGATTATGTTGCATGTGGTGAGTATCATACATGTGCTATATCTACATCTGGTGACTTATTTACCTGGGGTGATGGGAGCAATAATTCTGGACTTCTTGGTCATGGCACTGATGTTAGCCATTGGATACCAAAAAGAGTTTCAGGTCCTTTAGAAGGACTTCAGGTTTTATCCATCGCATGTGGAACGTGGCACTCAGCCTTGGCAACTTCAAACGGAAAATTATTTACATTTGGTGATGGAACGTTTGGTGCATTGGGCCATGGAGATCGAAAAAGTGTTTCAAGTCCCAAAGAACTTCAGTCGTTGAATGGGCTAAAAACCATAAAAGTTGCTTGCGGTGTATGGCATTCTGCAGCTATCGTAGAGGTAATGAGCCAATCTGGCTCAAACATTTCATCTAGAAAACTGTTCACTTGGGGTGATGGTGATAAGCACCGTTTGGGCCATGGAAACAAGGATACTTATCTGCTTCCCACCTGTGTCTCTTCCCTTATCGACTACAACTTCCAACAGTTAGCATGTGGACATACAATGACTGTTGCCCTCACTACCTCAGGTCACGTGTTTACCATGGGTAGCTCTGCATATGGTCAGCTAGGAAATCCAAGCTCTAATGGAAAAATCCCTTGCTTAGTACAAGATAGATTGGTTGGTGAATTTGTTGAAGAAATTTCTTGTGGGGCATATCACACTGCTGTCTTAACATCAAGAAGTGAAGTATTCACTTGGGGGAGAGGTGCCAATGGACAATTGGGACATGGAGACATGGAAGACAGGAAACTTCCGACATTGGTTGAAGCACTGAAAGAGAGGCATGTCAAGAATATATCATGTGGCGCAAATTTTACTTCCAGTATATGCATCCATAAATGGGTTTCTGGAGCTGACCAATCAGTTTGCTCTGGTTGTCGACAAGCATTTGGTTTTACTAGAAAGAGGCACAATTGTTACAATTGTGGGTTGGTGCACTGCCATAATTGCAGTTCCAAAAAAGCAATGAAGGCAGCATTAGCACCAACTCCTGGCAAACCACACCGTGTGTGTGATTCTTGCTATGCAAAACTCAAAGCTGCTGAGTCTGGAAATACTTCTGCTATTAATAGGAAAACTACTGTTCCACGCCGCTCCATGGACATAAGGGAAAAGATGGAAAGGGGAGAGCCCAggttttcaagaattttacTCTCTCCCACAACAGAACCTATAAAATACCTTGAGATCAAGTCAGGAAAGCAAGGGGCACAATCTGAGGCTGCTTCCATGGTCCGAGCTTCACAAGTTCCATCACTTTTGCCGCTAAAAGACGTTGCATTTCCAAGTTCTCTAAGTACTCTTCAAAATGCATGGAAGCCTGCTCCTCCAATAGTGCCTCAGCTGACCGTTAACTCCTCTCAGCCCGCTGCCAACTCAAGACCTTCATCACCATACTCGAGGAGACCAAGTCCTCCACGCTCTGCCTCTCCGGGATTCTCCAGGGGTGTGATTGACAGCCTCAAGAAAACAAACGAGATTTTCAAGCAAGACATGACAAAAATGCAAAACCAA ATTAAAACTTTGAAGAAAAAGTGTGATAACCAAGAATTGGAGATTCATAATCTAGAGAACCGTGCCAAAGAAGCTGCTAAATTGGCTGCAGCAGAATCTTCCAAGTCTAACATAGCCATGGAAATGGCCAAATCCATCACAAAAGAG TTGAAGGAGATGATGCAGCAGCTGCCTCCTGAGGGCCGAGAAACTGACACCTTGAAAGCCATTGATTCTAAAATAGAAGCTTTCCTAGAAAAAATAAGAGCATCTGAAAGTTCTTCCTTGCCAGAAAGCGTAGGGTCTGACTACCAAAATGCATCAGCATCAAGTCCTTTGACCAGTGACTCTTCTAACTTGCTGGAGAAAAGGATGGAAGGCCAAACAGATACTGTGAGAGCTACTGCGATGTCTCATACTGATGGAAGTGTCCCTGAGGAAAGCAGCAGATCATCTGTTTCTCATTCGACAGAGGCTGTACCTAGAGTAAGCTCAGAAAACGAGTCCAGAACACCTACAGCTTCAATAAAGAGAACTGAatcacaaaaagaaattatcgaACAATTTGAACCTGGGGTTTATGTAACTGTCATTCTACGTCCCAATGGCGTAAAGATCTTCAAGCGAGTCAAATTCAG